Below is a genomic region from Ascaphus truei isolate aAscTru1 chromosome 8, aAscTru1.hap1, whole genome shotgun sequence.
CTTGTTTATTGGCTTCTTCCTCAGGAATCAATCCATAGCCTCTTTATAAGACATTTAATAGTTGGCGATGGTCTCCTCAATCCAGGACACGTAGTTACACACCTTGGTGTAAACTCCAGGATACCCAGACAAGGCACAGCCAATTCCCCAGGATACCACTCCCTGCAGCTTTCCATTGCAAACCACTGGACCTCCGGAGTCACCCTGGGAAAATGAAGAAGAGTCTGAGCACAATGATGACCGCTAGTTCTGTctcacctttctttattaatctctgtttttttctttcttttatttcctgtaGAATCTCTTTACCTTGTTACCTCTTTTTTCTCTTACTGTTTTGCTGAAAGTTTTGATTCTCTCTTTAGGAATGAACCCAGAAACATAATGGTGCTTAAATGAAAGGGGCAGAATGGCTAACAACATGCAAGCTCCTTAATTATTTTCTGCTATTAActtctctgtatctatctcttcCAAAAATCTCCTTCTGTCTTTCTGGTCTGACTCCCTTTCTTCTTCTTTATCACtacatctctttctctctgtcctgtTTCCTCAACGTGTCATTCTCTTGTTCTATTGGCATTTGTCATGTTATCGCTATTGCCATCATATTTGGGGATGATGTTTAGTCACCTGGCAGGAGTCCTTGCCGCCCCCCAGATACCCCACACAGATCATGTTGCCAGTGATTTTCCGTGGGTATGCATCGTGGCACTCCAGTTCAGGGAGGATGGGGGCGTCCAGACATTGCAGGAGGTCCGGATAATTAACTAAGGGGAAAAGCAGAAGCCATAGAATGGGAATATCACAGAACCACACGCATGTCCGTTTCTGTACCTTTCACTGTGTTGTGGGGGGGTTTTTTTGCCAGAGATAAAAGGCAAAATCACCCGTGTACAGTATAGACTCATGACTCCATGATGGATTCTTGTGCAGTGGAATGTTGTGATATAAAGTGTTACACAGTCATTCCATGTGAAACATATAAAAATGTAGTGCATTATTGTGATACTGTCACATGTAATGGTCCATGTTACACCTGGTAAGAAAAACTAATCTGGGCACTTCGGATTTTTCAAACGGAATTTATTGGGCCATCAGATAAATCGATGTTTTGAGCGCTGTGGTGGCATTCTGAAGTGTAGTGGCGCCacctgtacagtatgtcacaCTGCAGTGAGTGGGTCTGTTTTGGTGTGAGTTTGtagtgtatctctctgtgttttgattttgattgtatacagtatgttggtgTGCAATATCTGTACTGTGTGAGATTTCTTCTGTGTCTGTTTGCTGTATATTTGCTGTGCAGATCTTTAAGATAACTGTCTCTCACTATTACTTACTGTCAGTATGCACTTACTATATCTCATGTTTAAGCACATGGGCACTATTGTTATTCATCTTACTTTGAGCCCTTATTGGATTTATCCTCAGTGGATGTTTAATTCTCTTTTTTATTAATCAATTCATATTACTTaccttaacaacatcaacaatttaCATAGGTTGTCCCTGTGTTAAAAAGTTAATCTTATAACATATGAGCTAAGTGAAAGTGAATAAGGGAGTAAGCTACCTCTGCATTTCCTAACATGGCATAAaagagatacagctcaacccccttataatgctttgcttggggtccaaagaatcacatcgcgttataagcggatcgcgttagaaataatgtacacttATATGCATtgcacaatacagtatttaagataccaataatcgtgttgtaaagtattcataaatacgaaaattgggagccacacctgcatcgcgttataagcagattcgcggtGTAAccgatcgcgttataacggggttgagctgtattattaaGCGATGTTAggtattttctttacatttgatAATTATTTATATGTGTTTCTCACTCTGTTTAAGGAAGGGTAGACTCTgtggatcacaattctcttgtgtCTCTTTGTAAGGCCTTGTgtagggtgctggcttcggagggagggcgtgcttacgtgcgGACGGCCATCAgaaacaatgtatttaaagtgaattgtggttgtcagggtagcagctgccctgtctccgaagtacggagttgacgcttgctacagtttcaataacaacccaagttgttttttgaagctgcagcagcgtcactggtacctcggcagccaatgaaatcattcttgagaatgatttcaagacagcaacaccgatccctaagctgctgtctgtagccccgcctcctccccgcctcctcaactcttgaaaaagtctgctggggatgatgtgcacacattgcccagcagactgccgctcgcacacgcgaacgcccgccctccaactcctgcctctggcaccctgaacgaggccttagcctGTGTGAGAAGGGATTAGTCCTTCGGAGCTACAATTCCCTTCAGTGCCTAGTGATTTTGAGTGTGGACAGTTTGACACTCACCTCCATTGCTCAGAGTGTTTCCCCAGCCAGAGATGAGACATTGTGTCCCTGCAGGGTCACAGTGGGAGGGCAAACTGATCGCCTGAACCCGGGAGTTCAGTCTGGCAGGTTTGGACAGTCGGATTAACATAATATCATTGTCCAGGAGAGAAGGGTTATATTCTGGGTGGGGAATGACTTTAGCAGATTGAATGAATTGTTCTGGCCCCTCCAGCAGCTTAATATTGTGCTCTCCAAGTCTGACTTGGATACGCCTGCAAGGGAGAAAGACAGACAGTGATCAGGTGAGAATGGCTCTTGACGCCTTTTTTCATATATCTCTTTATCTGCCTGTTCTCCATTTATAATCTTTCTCCCTTTTCTCCATCTGTAAACCCCTCTCTTTTCTGCGTTTGTATAACCATACTGTATGCATCTCTTTGTCTTTTACTCTCTCCTTTTCCTCTTCTCATCTTACAttattctttctttctctctgtaacAGTTTCACTACCTTCAACTCTCTCAGCTGAGGAACCTGGAGAAGAACAAGTGCTTAATGTAAGGGAAGTACACTTTCCAAGTTACTGTAAGGGAAGGATACTTTCCCAGTTACAGGAAGGGAAGGATACTTTCCCAGTTACAGTAAGGGATGATACTTTCTCAGTTACAGTAAGGGAAGGATACTTTCCCAGTTACAGTAAGGGAAGGATACTTTCCCAGTTACAGTAAGGGAAGGATACTTTCCCAGTTACAGTAAGGGAAGGATACTTTCCCAGCCTTGGTGAACAAGTGTGGCAAAATGTACCATACCCAGACCGTGATAACTGGCACCATCTATAGAACAATCCCCGAAGGATCTGGCTGACTCTGTGTGATCCCATTTATATTTGTCGCATTGGGCCATTGTTATGTGCCCTATCTGTAGACCATTTGTTATGATCACTACAGTGTTTGTCTGAAGTGTGACGGTATTCCTCGGCTCCTTCCCTTCCTCTGCAATAATTTTGTATTATTCTGGTTCACACATTGGGGTTAATGTATCAGTCTCCTGGCGCAATCTTGGGTAAAATGCTGCACTATATTTATCCAagaaaaaggatatatatatatatctgacctGAGAAGAGAGGAAACTCTCGAAAgcctgtcctatgacataaattgttagtccaaataaaaaaggtatcacctaatactgaagaactcatttattctgcactatcgcaactggactaacacggccaTTTCCATTATATGCTtgccccctgaagaagtcagagaAAGTCTGAGGAAACGCATAGGGATGGTATTATTGCACATGATTTAGTGCTCATTTGACTTTTATTAGCAGCCAAAAGGTTTGAGCTGGCCAAACTTTGCTCCGGTACACTGGCACTCTTTCTTTAGAGGGAACCTGCGCCACAGGACTGTGGTTGACGGAGGAATTTGAAACCTGTTACACCACTGATGAGGAGTGACGACATCTATTCCCAGTGGAAGAGCGGAGACGAGGTGGCACCTTGAGGCTACTCCTGTATATGAGTATAAACTTATACAATGCTGTTATATATCGTactcttgtgagttttgaattgtcttcacacatgttttattaaattttttatatGTTATCACACGAAGATcaggcgcttttttcttctctttttttcttaggTTCGTCAAGGGAGTTGTTGCAACCAAGAAGAAAGCTGCCAGCATCTTTGTTTTATTTGAGATCAACACAGGTcttatttttttaatagattcACTCAcatagtatacatacatacatttggacaataatatacacatatatatttttcatatatatatttttttcactcatgatttttattttttctatttttgtatttttaatctttatatttttttaattatatattatttttgttcAATTATATTTGCATTAAGCCAGCATTGTATTTACATTATTGATCTTTGTATGGGCACATGATTTTTGTTCATTATTACCTTATTAGCTAAGTTAGTGGTATCTACATCGATTTATTATAAGATCATTTTCAACTTAATATTTCTGGTTATATCCTTGCATTTAGGCgcagtattttttctttttccctatatatatatatatatatatatatatatatatagggaaaaagaaaaatatatatccaataaagaatatcacttgtgagcacattcacatgtcttaggcaggtctgcaaccctgcctttcaaccattatcacctagcatatagtgctcccactgcagcaagggattctgggaaattacatgcaaatgagcacacaatgtgccaCCTATTGCCGGAAaaatccatacacatggagcccatttaagcaaatgcatcaccgtacacacacacaatatatagtgcaGATTCTATGCTACAAATATGCCCCAGTTTGACAACTGGAAGACTTTAATATATAACTCCCATTGTCTCTTACCCTCTGCTATTCCAAACACACAGTCTTCCCCTCTGGCTTCCCAAGAGGATTTTCTGTTAATATCCCCTCCCTCCATATTACTCACGATTggtagcagtgagcagcagacacAACCCACAGGGTGTTAATCAGGGACCCTCCACAGAAATGGTAACCTGCATTCAGGGACACCTGGTAAGTAACAGAGTTCTCAGGGCAGGTGTAACCTCCTACGATCTTATCATCATCAATGGGAAGTGCCGCTGTGAAAAGAGacatttattttctctctccatctacctctctctcaccccctttctctctctacccctctctctcttcctttaccccccctctctcccatcatctctctctcgatctcttcctctctctccccctctttctctcaatctatttctctctctctctctctctctacccctctctctctctctacctctctctacctctctctctacctctctctctctacctctcacttcattcctctctctcattctctctacctCTCACttcattcctctctctctctctacctctcaccattcctctctctctctgtctctctacctCTCACttcattcctctctctctctctctctctctctctctctctcctctctctctctctctcttctctctctctctctctctctctctctctctctctccctctcacttcattcctccccctctttctcacaccctttttccatctccctctctctatctctcctctctctttctctctctttttctctttctctctctttctctctctctctgtctccctatctctctctctccatctctgtctgtctcgctcCGCACCACTCTCTCTTTccatcttcctttctctctcatctctctccctctctatccaccctctctctccatctccttaactctcttcccactctctccaCGCTCTCTCGTCCCCCTcgctgtctgtctccctctctatctGCACTGTCGATCTACTGCTCTCTGTCTTTCCATCTCCTTTctatctccatctctctcaccctctcttcctctctctatctgccccctctctctatcttcctacctctctcccccttcctacctctctccccctctctccatctttctctctcttctctctcctctctctctctctctctccctctctctctccctctctctctctctctccctctctctctctctctctctctctctctctctctctctctctctctctctctctctctctctctctctctctctctctctctccaccatgtGTGATTATTGACTTCATATGTAAAATATTACTGTAGGGAACTACCTAGCCACCCATTCAGGTGATACCAGTCCCATTAAGTGGAGAAACCACCAAAGGCTATAGTGGTAATACAGCAAATACTTCCCTAATTCCCCATACTACTGAAGACCAACTCAGACCTCTTTTGCTAGATTAAGCACCACGTGACGTTAATTAAATCATGGAGCCAAGTGGAAAGACAAGCATGGTCTGGAGAGAAAAGACTGGGAAGGTCAAACATACCAATGAGTCCTAGAAGGGGGAACAGGAGAAGGCACTTCATGTTGAGACAATGAGGTATTTCCTGGTACAGAGACTGGGTTTTATGCCTCTGCAAATCCCTTATCTTATTACTCTGGCCCTACCACATTTCAGTTCACACCAATGGTTTATCAAGTCCATCTTTTGAACTGCTCTAATGAAGGAAACTTCAGCTGGAGATTCAGTTTGGCATTTATCCATTGGGTGACATTGCGCAGTCACATTTTGTCCCCATCTGCCTTTGCTCTCTGCCCTGCTGCTGGCTCTCTATGGGACTTCATGTAGACTTACTTTACTGTGATTCAGGCAGACATTGGCTTAGCTGATAACTTCCTAACTGACTTTAGGTTCCTCGTTGAGCAATACTGTAAGCCCCATTCTGTTTAGGATATTAAAAGGGATATACTCTGAAACTTTGGCTAAGTTCACTGTCATTTATCTGTATTCAACTTCCTCCAACAATGCTTTCCTCAGTTAGACTCATTCTGTCCCTTCCAGCCCATCTCTAGTAGACCTGGACCTCATCTCCACTCTTGACTCTTTCTCTTCTGTTACAGTTGGAAACTTTTTTTTAGCTAACCTTATCTTCTCCCTCCACCATATGCCTTCTCACAAACACCTTATCAGAACTCTGGCTCCTATCCTAGTCTCTTCTTTCACCCATATGTTCAACTCCTCTCACTCCTCTGGAATTTTCCTCTTATCCTTTAAGCATGTGGTCATCACACCTATTCTCAAAACCAACACCCATGACCCTACTGTACATCCCTTTTTTCTTTTGCCTCCAGACTGCTAGAATGTCTTGTCATCTTTCATATTCTTAGCTTTCTTAATTCCATGCATCCCATTCCGTATGCAATCCGGCTTTCATACAGATCACTTAACTGAGACTGTCCACACTAGAGTAGCCAATGATCTTCATGAAACATAATACCAAGA
It encodes:
- the LOC142501649 gene encoding anionic trypsin-2-like, yielding MKCLLLFPLLGLIAALPIDDDKIVGGYTCPENSVTYQVSLNAGYHFCGGSLINTLWVVSAAHCYQSRIQVRLGEHNIKLLEGPEQFIQSAKVIPHPEYNPSLLDNDIMLIRLSKPARLNSRVQAISLPSHCDPAGTQCLISGWGNTLSNGVNYPDLLQCLDAPILPELECHDAYPRKITGNMICVGYLGGGKDSCQGDSGGPVVCNGKLQGVVSWGIGCALSGYPGVYTKVCNYVSWIEETIANY